A portion of the Salvelinus fontinalis isolate EN_2023a chromosome 32, ASM2944872v1, whole genome shotgun sequence genome contains these proteins:
- the LOC129830847 gene encoding chromatin accessibility complex protein 1-like, with amino-acid sequence MSGNNGEEKVNHASNSKGISLPMTRVKLIMKSSPDVSSINQEALLLTTKATELFVQHLALSSFNNGSGKDQTLLYSDLANTVEEKETFQFLTDILPKKILVRDYLKLLEENPIEEADN; translated from the exons ATGTCGGGCAACAACGGGGAAGAGAAAGTGAATCATGCATCTAACAGCAAAGGCATCTCTCTTCCAATGACTCGTGTGAAACTGATAATGAAAAGTTCTCCCGACGTCTCAAGCATCAACCAAGAGGCTCTTCTCCTCACCACCAAAGCAACA GAACTGTTTGTTCAGCACCTAGCTCTGTCCTCATTCAACAATGGATCAGGGAAAGACCAGACCCTCTTGTACAGTGATCTGGCCAATACTGTTGAGGAGAAAGAGACTTTTCAGTTTCTCACAG ATATCCTACCAAAGAAGATCTTGGTTCGGGATTACCTGAAGCTTCTAGAAGAAAATCCAATTGAGGAAGCAGACAATTGA
- the LOC129830848 gene encoding GATA zinc finger domain-containing protein 1: MPLGLKPCCAVCKTNSSSMWKKGNQGEILCNNCTGKSTSSGASGPSASSNTQQNNVGGKQSKQEIHRRSARLRSTKYKTPATEKKVSTKGKGRRHIFKLKNPIKAPESVSTIITSESVFYKGVYYQIGDVIKVTDEDDGRPYYAQIRGFVQDQYCEKSAALTWLIPTQASPKDLFDPATYIVGPEEDFPRKMEYLEFVCHAPSEYFKSRSCPFPTIPIRPEKGYIWTHIGPTPAIAIK, from the exons ATGCCGCTGGGTTTGAAACCATGTTGCGCTGTCTGCAAAACAAACTCATCGTctatgtggaaaaagggaaatcAAGGAGAGATCCTGTGCAATAACTGTACGGGGAAGAGCACCAGCAGTGGAGCATCTGGACCCTCTGCGTCCTCCAACACACAGCAGAATAATGTCGGGGGCAAGCAG TCAAAACAAGAGATCCACAGGAGATCAGCACGGTTGAGGAGCACCAAGTACAAAACCCCTGCTACCGAAAAAAAGGTCTCTACCAAAGGAAAAGGAAGAAGGCACATCTTCAAACTAAAAAAT CCAATCAAAGCACCAGAATCTGTTTCCACTATCATCACATCAGAATCAGTCTTTTATAAG GGTGTGTATTATCAGATAGGAGATGTCATCAAAGTTACAGATGAGGATGATGGGAGGCCATACTATGCACAGATCAGAGGTTTTGTCCAGGACCAATACTGTGAGAAGAGTGCAGCCTTGACTTGGCTGATACCAACCCAGGCCAGTCCTAAGGACCTGTTTGATCCTGCCACTTACATTGTTG GTCCAGAGGAGGATTTCCCCAGGAAGATGGAGTACCTGGAGTTTGTGTGCCACGCCCCCTCGGAGTACTTCAAGTCCAGGAGCTGTCCTTTCCCCACCATTCCTATCCGTCCAGAGAAAGGCTACATCTGGACCCATATTGGACCCACGCCGGCCATCGCTATCAAATAA